DNA from Daucus carota subsp. sativus chromosome 1, DH1 v3.0, whole genome shotgun sequence:
cccatttggatcatatcggatataaaatacacttcttaatcattaagtattaacaaaactgatccgttcgggaccgactttaaagataaatatcaaatacacacattacgagaaacgtatggggctccgagctttgtctggcacgaagtacgagaaatataatgctttagccaaaataatttggggttaaaaatatccggcgtacacgtttatcgataataataaaatattcataaaatcgttccgaaactctttcacgtaaatccgtacaccagatgggaaaagttaaaacacgaaagttgttcagaatgtctcaaataacaaaccggcaaaattttcccggaagccccccggggtttaattatcgagtaaacgggtttaaaatcaatttaataataatatcttataatatacttaattaaaccCTTAgatcaaatatcatattatgtaataatccataatttgccaaatgagtgcctaaattctccatattttgatctgatcatataaaaattacaatctaacaagtcataacatacataaacgatcattcaacaagtcacttaacatataattcacaattaattcacataatattcacaaaatattcgcATACTGGCATAAACAAATACAtgtcgaaatcccggatattacagAAGGCAGAATATGAATCTCTAGGATCAAGACAAGCTACTGAAAGAAGCAAGTCTGTACTTGTTTCTGGAAACCGGTTATCCAACTCTTGTGAAATTAAATCAACCACCTAAATTACAAATGataaatagttatattaataaagaggTAATGTATTGAGAAAAACACAATTGAAATGGACTAGGTAAATTACCTCACAAAAAATTTCAACCCGATAATGATGATAGTTGGTAACACTTTGTCCATCTCTTCTCATTCGGGTACGAGATTGTATAATATCATCCATATTAACAATGGTGATATTATTTGCCACACAAAAAGAATTGACCTCATCTAAAAAGATATCCCATCTTGTCTCTCGAAAGTCTCTTAGTTGCTCCTTCACATTTTTAAGCAAGTGCATAGCTTGTACAATATTTTGATCTTTTTGTTGAAGCAAATTTGACAATTCATTTGTGTACCCCAATATTTGCTTCATCAAATGAAGGATAAACACGAAGTCATAACTCTCCATTCTAATCAACAAAGTTTTAGACATACCTCGTGTATCACTGTTATTTCCATCATCAAACACATTTTCAAGAACTTCTATCACCGAAGGCCACATTGAATGTAAACGTAGCAAAGTGATGTAATGCGATCCCCATCTAGTGTCACCCGGTCTTGCCAATCctgtttcttgattttttccACTCCCACTTGTAATTTCTCCAGTTTCAAGACGTTCAATTATTCGATCATGATGGCTCTGTCGAAGTCGGTCAACCCTTTTACAAGATGATCCACTCATGTTCACAATCAAGTTAATAAGACCAAAGAAATCACTAACAACTCGATTAGTTTTAGCAACGGCGACCACTACTAATTGCAATTGATGAGCAAAACAGTGAACATACCAAGCAAATGGATTTTCTTGTAAAATTAGAGATTTTAGTCCATGAAATTGTCCTCGCATATTTGAAGCCCCGTCATAGCCTTGACCTCTCAATCTAGACAAAGATAAGTTGTGCTTCGCAAATAAGGCATCAATGGCATCTTTTAAAGATATTGATGAAGTATCAGCTACATGAACAACAGCTAAAAAGCGCTCAATAACTTCTCCATGATTGTTAACATATCGAAGAACAACAGCCATTTGCTCTTTGACTGAGATATCACGAGATTCATCCACCAAAATAGTGAATAGTTTATCACCAATATCATTCAAGATTGCAAGTGTAGTCTCTGTAGCACAAGCATTAGCCATTTGTTTTTGAATGGAAGGAGCAGTCATTTGATTATTTCCAGGAGCGTTTTTAGAGACAACTTTTGCAAGGTCTTCATTTCGAGCACTGTACCAATCAAGAAACTCAAGAAAATTTCCTCTATTATTAGAAGCCGAGGACTCATAATGACCACGAAAAGACAAACCTTGTCGCAATAAAATAGAAGTCACATCCAAAGTTGCCATTAAACGAGTGCGATAAGCTACTTCCATTTCACGGCTTTGACGTGACATTACATGTGATACACTTTGTCTTTGATTTTTGAAGGCATCAAGTAGTGTTTGAGCATCATGATGTACACTATTAACCCCTCCAAcatgatatttgaatttttccaaGGCTCTCTTCCAATTTCTAAATCCCTTCTTGACAAAAACATCATCCCCAAAACGACTAGCATTTGTTGGCTTAAAAAGAAAGCAACAAAAACAATAAGCCGCATCCTTGGATACACTATATTCCAACCAATCATGTAAACCAAACCAATCCGCTTGAAAAGACCTTTTTAATTCACCAAATTGACTTTTCGGAAAATTATGTACTCTTGGTTGACAAGGACCTTTAGATATGTACTCTCTCCTAACGCGATCTCTAACCCCAACATCAAATTCTTCAATTGGTTTTCGTTCTCCCGGATCACTTTTAATATCATTTAGATCAAACTCAAGTGTAGAATTGGAGTTTATTTCAACATTTTATCTAGGAGAGGGACTACTACCACCACTTGAATCCAATGAATTTCTTGGCcttttagtaaaatatttagCAATTGACATTGAGCCTACATAAATTTAAACACTTAAATATTCAGTTCACAATTAATCCCTAATTTTAAcatatacaaaaaaataaaaaatatatatgcaagtgtatatataatatatatatataagttttagAAATCAAACCTGAACTTAAAGAAGAAGGAAAGAAATTGGAGAAGGAGAGCAGGGGAGGAAAACTTGCATTGAGAATTGAGATTGGAGTGGAGTGGTGAATCGCCAGGAGCACAGGCACAGCACAGGAGGTCAGGAGCAAGTGAGGAGCGCACGATTTCTTTCAACAAGCAGCAGGTGGggtttttatttagtaaatggGTTGGGTTAATAATATTAAGGTATGGGTTGAATTATTGGGTGGGCTCACTTccaaaacttaaaaaatttatactgaAATATGAATTTGCTATGGGCTCAGGGGTGGGCTTAAGCCCCCTGAGCCCCCACTGTCTATCCGCCATTGTATGCAGAATCTACTAAGGCAAACTGGTACAGTGTATACTCACAGGCAATACAATGCATGGCGCAAGTTCACCTGAGGCGCCAACTCTCTACTTGCACTGTTAGGCTCTTGCATAAGTTGGGAAGGCTGGCGCAACTTGTTAACCCTGGTTAACTAGCGCAAGTTGGTTATTTTCTTAACCAAGCGTGATAGCAATGAGGCACAGTGAATGATTGGCGCAAGGTGACGTAAATGCTGTAGAAACTAAGGCAAGTCACTCTCTATCTACTGTTGTACTGGAAGGCGCCAACTCAACAAGCTACTAGCGCAAATTCAAGATCATATATATTTGTTCATACACATTCATCCACTGAGGAGGCGCAACTTcaaatacatatacatgtatgtatatgtttctGGCGCAAGTTTGGATTTAtgaagttaactagggttagttaatgaaaaatctataaatatttgAGATGAGGGTTCATAATTTATGcacactcttcaccacctttatggtggaatggctttgtgccttgcacactactacacacaaataaatcatagcttagttttttaatatatatatatatatatatatatatatatatatatatatatatttagaagctagggtttgtgagtataggtagtagtagccattatagccaaccttcgggtttggatttatagcaccttcgaggtatttatcaatatacagatatacctttgaaaatattgtgtgttgatttaatatttttacatcctcagaaatcgacccgatatatatccggaacacgaaacccattacaggactgcaatttatttatccgcaagattcaaaagaattttaaattgtagtgagtatcgtattcaaccccccttctacgatactttggacctaacaattggcatcagagcaggctgattgatatacaaatcaggatcttatcgtacggaaaatcaagaacctagcttttgatatttgattagagGAAATGTTCTTCCGATTTGtattgctgaatttgtccgtagccTAAGTAAGgattatc
Protein-coding regions in this window:
- the LOC135148277 gene encoding uncharacterized protein LOC135148277, with amino-acid sequence MEVAYRTRLMATLDVTSILLRQGLSFRGHYESSASNNRGNFLEFLDWYSARNEDLAKVVSKNAPGNNQMTAPSIQKQMANACATETTLAILNDIGDKLFTILVDESRDISVKEQMAVVLRYVNNHGEVIERFLAVVHVADTSSISLKDAIDALFAKHNLSLSRLRGQGYDGASNMRGQFHGLKSLILQENPFAWYVHWLTDFDRAIMIE